A region from the Medicago truncatula cultivar Jemalong A17 chromosome 6, MtrunA17r5.0-ANR, whole genome shotgun sequence genome encodes:
- the LOC112417788 gene encoding uncharacterized protein: protein MTLTQETILKFPEFFEASNAGFNTNDSENPASNVVKDVTDGEKPTKCVSKVVTDATPLRSVMPDEIINLDNVQTVTTKKRKKHNMLYSDSTYPERRRVVKKSKYLDSPYDDAVHESTATELQKNLSTYAWSSELDQDELLYCSDNRAHDYFVERIDLWSLQQDKWVSCFVINVWINCLNWNQQRDKMTRLVTPMINYVELERPGAFDKNNPAAFTRFIERLSKFKYLDWKAIDPNSLEYIMTPALIGDPGSHYVCFVVNLKSQKFEYLNSLTGDKLHTKNGAPTVYKDMFDVWLNEVEVFVEEMYKTRKIRMPFKFSTFKWDTPRMPNQVDKDSCGVFCMKFLDEWGGDNTQLDSFKGWSKMKKIERAAKIMDLRIGICSTIISNTSNCRRNLVENKAKIYYEKKLQKLQKH, encoded by the exons ATGACATTGACACAAGAAACTATCTTGAAGTTTCCAGAGTTTTTTGAAGCTTCAAATGCAGG GTTCAATACAAATGATTCAGAGAATCCAGCTTCAAACGTTGTTAAAGATGTGACGGATGGGGAGAAACCTACAAAATGTGTCTCAAAAGTTGTTACAGA TGCAACTCCACTAAGGTCAGTGATGCCAGATGAAATAATTAACTTGGACAATGTGCAAACAGTCAcgacaaagaaaagaaagaagcatAATATGCTTTATTCTGATAGCACATACCCTGAGCGTCGACGTGTAGTGAAGAAATCGAAGTACCTTGACAGCCCGTATGATGACGCTGTCCACGAGTCTACTGCAACTGAGTTGCAGAAAAATTTATCAACATATGCATGGAGCTCGGAGCTTGATCA GGATGAGCTTCTGTACTGCTCGGATAACAGGGCTCATGATTATTTTGTGGAAAGGATAGACTTGTGGTCGCTTCAACAAGACAAATGGGTGTCATGCTTTGTGATCAATGTCTGGATCAACTGCTTAAACTGGAATCAACAAAGAGACAAGATGACAAGACTGGTTACACCCATGATTAACTAT GTTGAACTTGAAAGACCTGGTGCCTTTGACAAAAATAACCCAGCTGCATTCACAAGATTCATCGAGAGACTAAGCAAGTTCAAGTACTTGGATTGGAAAGCTATTGACCCTAACAGTCTAGAATAT ATCATGACGCCAGCTTTAATTGGGGATCCGGGAAGTCATTATGTGTGCTTCGTCGTGAATTTGAAGAGCCAAAAATTTGAATACCTGAACAGCTTGACGGGAGATAAATTGCACACCAAGAATGGCGCACCCACTGTATACAAGGATATGTTTGATGTTTGGCTGAACGAGGTGGAAGTATTTGTGGAAGAAATGTATAAGACTAGAAAAATCCGAATGCCCTTCAAGTTTAGCACATTTAAGTGGGATACACCAAGGATGCCCAATCAAGTTGATAAAGACAGTTGTGGAGTCTTCTGCATGAAATTTCTTGATGAATGGGGAGGTGACAACACGCAACTGGATTCTTTCAAAGGATGgtccaaaatgaaaaaaattgagaggGCTGCAAAGATTATGGATCTCAGGATTGGAATTTGTTCCACAATTATAAGCAACACAAGCAATTGCAGAAGAAATCTTGTGGAGAATAAAGCAAAAATATACTATGAAAAAAAGCttcaaaaacttcaaaaacattaa
- the LOC112418207 gene encoding protein FAR1-RELATED SEQUENCE 5-like, which translates to MDLISTSSESGQLSVEASSLIHAESGQLSVETSSMIHADSTQCYSPSNEESWKSLVFQSIKEIEDFYGNYAYNTGFSIRTMLKSKINSQNKKSDKVHYVRYVCNKQGFKKGSLLNTNNRSTSDSPLVIEFVKVKEKPEERVGCKAGIYLKLDEVLNVYKIYRWDVSHCHPLHKPEHLCYLRSFREVNEVQGQLALINSKAGMSMRTSYEVLGQGVGGTENLPFRFSDLKNYLMTIRQKEMVVGEATVIQEFFRNEALSKPSFYYDIQVDAAEDIASIFWADGIMQLDYSLFGDVISFDTTYRTNNQYRPLAAFIGFDNHRKSVLFGAELLYDETAATFDWLFTKFLKCVFHGLCSWHMAENAKKNLGSRANSAFFDELTNLVSNVDDESDFDYNWDQMMKNCFNGRPTLDFRWLVQTYGNRMHWSSAWVKSHFTAGLKTTQLSESFNAFLRGFLQPDHSLVRFFSHFNIMVQRMRDNHAELDFKAENTRTKNNYPNSQLMRSVVNKYTPTCFAFIHRQYDLSFKYYHEEDKTKWSAFNKFFKVFTIEKVDDNYDDVDNDNDGPSNVDVLDAELQENLFPSFEDHDRLDERVVTVDIRSKSFSCSCRMFENRGFLCRHVLKIFEFLGGYVQYHFLKTIPGQYVLKRWTRDVRLSVDKLKSTINVGTEDTTQAQRYQQICAVTVQLSTRFCADPEASQIFLDGVLEAGKKAEELLLSKGIHTDPSYVTSSSKSSKGAVVGEPSTGVKSTAPKFKERPNPIKSKKRLKSDYEKARERQKFLINRKKQKRDDEALKKKTVTD; encoded by the exons ATGGATTTGATATCAACTTCATCTGAGAGTGGACAACTGAGTGTTGAAGCTTCATCACTGATTCATGCTGAGAGTGGACAACTGAGTGTTGAAACTTCTTCAATGATTCATGCTGATAGTACTCAATGTTACTCCCCTAGCAATGAAGAATCATGGAAGTCTTTAGTCTTTCAATCTATTAAAGAGATTGAAGATTTTTATGGTAATTATGCATATAACACTGGATTTTCTATTAGGACTATGTTGAAGTCGAAGATTAATTCACAAAATAAGAAATCAGATAAGGTACATTATGTGCGTTATGTTTGTAACAAACAAGGTTTCAAGAAGGGAAGTTTGCTTAATACTAACAACAGGTCAACATCAGACAGTCCACTGGTTATTGAGTTtgtgaaagtgaaagaaaaacctGAGGAAAGGGTCGGTTGTAAAGCTGGAATATATTTGAAGCTGGATGAAGTTTTGAATGTGTATAAGATTTATAGATGGGATGTGTCTCACTGTCATCCATTACATAAACCAGAGCATTTGTGTTACCTGAGATCATTTAGAGAAGTAAATGAAGTTCAAGGACAACTAGCTCTAATAAATTCTAAAGCTGGAATGTCGATGAGAACGTCTTATGAAGTTCTTGGTCAAGGAGTTGGAGGTACGGAGAATCTTCCTTTTCGGTTTTCAGACTTAAAGAACTATCTAATGACAATTCGTCAAAAGGAGATGGTGGTTGGTGAAGCAACTGTAATTCAAGAATTCTTTAGAAATGAAGCTCTCTCGAAACCATCTTTTTACTATGATATCCAAGTTGATGCTGCAGAAGACATAGCTAGCATTTTTTGGGCAGATGGAATTATGCAACTAGATTATTCTCTATTTGGTGATGTCATCAGTTTTGATACAACTTACCGAACAAACAATCAATATCGGCCATTAG ctgcctttattggttttgacaatCATCGCAAGAGTGTTTTATTTGGTGCTGAGCTATTGTACGATGAGACAGCAGCtacttttgattggttgtttacAAAATTCTTGAAGT GTGTTTTTCACGGGCTTTGTTCATGGCACATGGCAGAGAATGCAAAGAAAAATCTTGGCTCTCGTGCAAACAGTGCATTTTTCGATGAGTTAACTAATTTGGTTTCAAATGTAGACGATGAATCAGATTTCGACTATAATTGGGATcagatgatgaaaaattgttttaatggaAGGCCTACTTTAGACTTTAGGTGGCTTGTCCAAACTTACGGAAATCGTATGCATTGGTCTTCAGCTTGGGTCAAGTCACATTTTACAGCTGGTCTGAAAACAACTCAGTTAAGTGAGTCTTTCAATGCTTTTCTTCGTGGATTTCTGCAGCCAGACCATTCACTTGTTCGATTCTTTAGTCATTTCAACATTATGGTTCAGAGAATGAGAGATAATCATGCTGAGTTGGACTTCAAGGCTGAAAACActagaacaaaaaataattatcccaATAGTCAGCTGATGCGGTCCGTTGTCAACAAGTATACACCAACTTGCTTTGCATTTATTCACAGGCAGTATGACCTTTCCTTCAAATACTATCATGAGGAGGACAAAACAAAATGGTCTGCCTTTAACAAGTTTTTCAAAGTTTTCACAATTGAAAAGGTTGATgataattatgatgatgttgataatgataatgacgGGCCTTCCAATGTTGATGTTTTGGATGCAGAACTTCAAGAAAACCTTTTCCCAAGTTTTGAAGATCATGATCGACTTGATGAAAGGGTTGTCACAGTTGACattagaagcaaaagttttagTTGTTCATGTCGTATGTTTGAGAACAGGGGCTTTTTATGTCGACATGTTTTGAAGATCTTTGAGTTCTTAGGTGGTTATGTGCAGTATCATTTTTTGAAGACAATACCTGGACAATATGTTTTAAAGCGTTGGACTAGAGATGTGCGTCTGTCTGTTGATAAGCTGAAATCTACCATCAATGTTGGCACTGAAGACACCACTCAAGCACAACGATATCAACAAATTTGTGCTGTTACCGTTCAGCTTTCTACACGTTTTTGTGCAGATCCGGAGGCATCTCAAATTTTTCTCGACGGTGTTCTTGAAGCTGGGAAAAAGGCAGAGGAGTTGCTTCTGTCTAAAGGTATTCATACAGACCCATCTTACGTGACATCATCATCCAAGTCTTCAAAAGGAGCTGTTGTCGGTGAACCATCTACTGGGGTGAAGTCCACAGCACCAAAGTTCAAAGAAAGACCAAATCCAATTAAGTCAAAGAAGcgacttaaaagtgattatgaaaaaGCTAGAGAAAGACAGAAATTCCTTATAAATCGgaagaaacaaaagagagatgatgaagctttaaaaaaaaaaacggtcaCTGATTGA